GCGTGCACATCGCACCGAACACCCTCTACGAAGGCGGCGAGCCCTGGTTGGCCGAGGAGGTCATGGCGGCGCACGAGGCGGCCAAGCGGGCAGCCGAGGTGCTCGACTTCAGCATGGCCGACCTGGCGCGCGAACTCGACGACGCGCCGGCGTTGAAGCAGCACGTCACCGCTGCTCCCGAGACACCGCCGGTTGACCGGCGCCGCACCGCACCTCGCCCTGACGACGACGAGTGGTTCGAGAACCGGAGTCACCTGCGCTGACATGACACGACCACTCATGAACGACCGCGGCCTCGCCGTGTCGTGCGCCCTGGTCTTCGCGATCCTCCTGGCGGTCGCGGCACTCGGCTTCGCGCAGATCGCGTCGACCTACCAGTGGTGCGGCCGCGATGCGGCGGGGCAACTGGCGTCGGTTGAGGCGGTGGCCGAGCTGCGTCTCGACGCAACACCGGCCGTTGTCTGTCGAAGCGGCGAGGTGACCGTGGAGTTGCCGATCGCGCCGGCTGTCGCCGGAGTGGTGTTCGCCGTGGTCGGCATGGCACTCAGCCTCGTCACGGTAGTCATCACCGCGAAGCGTGTCCGTGCCGCCAAACGACGTTGACAGCAGGAACGGCCGACATCCACCACGTGTTCCGCATGCATGGTGCGAGAAGCAGGCACGCTGGCCGATCTCCCGCGGGACGACAGAGTGATCTCGGCATCATGAGTGGCTGTCAATCCGCCCCAGGGAGTTCGCTGTGATCGTGTCCTCGGTGATGACCGACCATCCCTCATGGCTATCGGCAGGCGATACCGCCTATCGCGCCGTCCGTTCCGGAAGCTCCACCTGGGTGCTGACCTGCACACCCGCAGAGACCGGGGGCAACCGGACAGAGGTACACCCGGTGCGCGGCGAAGAGGGCGCTCCCGTGCTCGACGTCGTCGACCCGGATGGGCTGACCGGCACCGATGAGGTGATGGACGTGCTGCGCGCGGCCGGCACGGTGGGACGCTGGCGCAACCCGGACCCGTGGGACGCCCTGGCGACGTCAATCATCCGACAGGTGATCCGAGCAGGTCAGGCGCGCAAGCTCTACCGGGCGTTCTGCGAGGCGCACGGCGAGGAAGTCCTCACGCCCCACGGGCCGGCGTGGCTGTTCCCGACACCGGAAGCCGTCCTCGAACTCCCGGACGACGAGTTCACCGCCTTGGGGATGGCCTTCAAGCGCCGTCCGCTGAAAGCCGCCGCCGAGGCGGTGCTGGAGTTCGGCGCGAAGTGGGCCGAACTCGACCCGGCCGTCCTGCGGGACGAGGTGCAGGGCGTGCCCCGCATCGGCCCGTGGACTGCGGGTGCGACCGTCGCCGATCTCACCAACGACTACTCGCTGTACCCGTACGCCGATCTGGCGGTGCGTACCTGGGCGGCCCGCCTCCCGACCGGGCGAACCTGGCCCGAAACCGAACCGGAGTTCGCTGGCCTCTGGACACGGTTGGCGGGCAAGGACCTGTCAGCTTGGACGCTGCTCACACTCGCATGGGGAGTACGTCATGCCAACACCTCGGGAGCCGTCGCCATCTGACCTGCCCGCAGCACGGATCACCATCGCAGACCGACTCCTGCCCTATGACCAGAAGCTGCTCACCCGGTTCTACCCGCAGGGACCGGACCTCACCGGACTGGTGCTGCGGTCGATCCGGTTCGAGCGCCGCGGCCCGGGCTGCACGCTGCGCGTCGACCTGCCGGTTGCCTCGGACGTGCCCGGCTACCGCTGCGTGCAGGCGCACGTGGGATTCCTGGCGGTCGACGACGTCCGGCTCTCCGGCGGCGCGGTGCTCCCGGCCACCGTGTCGATCGAGTTGGAGGAACGGCCGAGGGCGAGGCTGGCCGTGTCGGTGATCGGAGAGTCGCTGCGCCTGACGCTGACGTGCGCCGAGCAGTTCCGCTTCGGCAAGATCAGCGCCCACAACTCGCCCCCGAACGCGGTGGACGACGGGCCGCACGAGTTCACGAGCAGGCTGGACCAGCGGCTGTACACGGCAGTCCCCGGACCGGAGATCGACACCTACCATGAGCACTTCTGAGCTGTCGGCGTTCGAGCTCTACGCCCTGCACTGGGACGAACGCGACCAGGCGGTCACCGCGTCCTTCGAAGGACCGCTGGACGAAGCCGCCCGTCGGACGTGGGAGGCGCCGCCCGAGCACGACTGGGTCCGGTTCCACCTCACGTTCGCCGCGGTCGACGACGTGGAGGTGCGCGGCTGGAGTTATCAGTTGCCCACCAGAGTGGAGCAGGTGTCGGTGGGGGAGCGGGTGTCGGTCACGGTGACGGGGGAGGGTACCGACGTCCGGTTCACCTCCGCCCCCGCCGTGCGGGTGGCGAGCCGAACGTCCCAAGCCGGATCGCTCTGACCAGCACGCACCACGGCACCCGGAGCCGACGCGTCACCTCTTTTGAGACCCCGTGACCGCCGGTCCACCCGAGGCCGGCTTGGGCACGTAGACCTCGAAGAACTCGGGGTGGGGACGTCCCTGTCGATGTGGAGCGTCACACCGCTGGGAACCCGAGTTTCTGCCTGTCGGGGCAGCCAAGGGTGCGCAGGTGGTTGCCGACCTGTCGTGGCGAGCCGTCCCCGCGCCGCCCGACACCGCTGTTCCATCCGGACGACGATGACCGGGACGGTAGAATGCGCCGCCGTGCAGAAGCGCGGTCTGATCCCCGGGTGCTCCCGCGCCGCCTGACAGGGAGTGGAGGTCGCGTTCGTCGACCAGGCACCCGACAACGGTGGTGGTGTCGCGGAGTGCCCGGATACCGTGCGACGGTGATCATCTGGCTCAACGGCGGGTTCGCGGCGGGGAAGACGACGTTGGCGCGGGAGCTGCATCGACGGCTCCCGGACGCGCTCGTGTACGACCCCGAGGACGTCGGCCTCATGCTGTGGAAGTGGATGACGCCCAACGACGACTTCCAGGACCTGCCGAGCTGGCGGGAGTTGGTCGTCGCGACGGCGCTGTCGCTGCGCAGGCACCACGCGCACACGCTCATCGTGCCGATGTCGCTGGTCCGCGACGCCTACCGGGCGGAGATCCTCGGCGGCCTGGCCGACGCGGGCGAGGACGTCCTGCACGTCTTCCTGGAAGCGGACGCCGACGTGCTGGAGGAGCGGCTCCGCGCCCGTGCGCCGGTCTCGGGTGATCCGGAGTCCCGCCAGTCGGTCCTCGACTGGGCCCTGAGCCGTATGGACCCGGCGGCCGCCGCCCGCCAGCCGGACGGGACGGTCGTGCTGCGCTCAGACCGGCTCACCCCGGCCGAACTGGCCGACGAGGTGCTGGCCGCAGGCCGAAGGCACTTCGATTCCACCCAGTAGACCCGGAGGACCCACCGGCTGGAGCAATCGTCCGCTGGCGCTACTCGGCGTCATCTGACGATTTGTTGGCTGCGGGCCCCGGTCACCGCGAGCTGTTGACCGAAGAGTCGGAAATTACCGGTCCTAGTGCGGGACCGGCACGAGGAACGCTCGCATCGGTCTAAGATCATGCTGCGCCGTGGACCGTCATGAGCAATTCCGCCGCGCGGCGATCGACCGGGGCATCCCGGACGATGATGTTGACAGGTTCACCGATCAGCTCCGATTCGCGATCTGGGCGAGTACCTGCGGCGCCGACGAGGAGGTTGTCGGGCAGGACGGAGGACTTCCCCGGCTGCCGGTGGGCGTGAAGTGGCCGAGCAGCGAGAGCGGTCTCCCGTTACCGTTCATCGCCTCCATCGACTGTGCGGCCCTTCCGCGGGCCGAAGGGCTTCCTCTGCCTGCGGACGGCTCGCTGCTCTTCTTCTTGCATCACGAGAACGACTACGAGGACCCACTCGACGAGTCGGGGTACGCACGGGTTTTGTACGTCCCGTCGGGCACGGAGACGGTGGTGGCGACCCCGCTGCCCGACCGCGACAGCGCGAGGTTCTTCAACGAGAACCTCCCGTTTCTCCTCCCCGAGCACCGGCTTACCGCGTGGGTCGAGGCGGTGCTGCCGGATTGGATCGACGACGAGGAGGAAGCCGAGTTCAAGTCGGATGTCGTGAAGCAGTTGCTCGACGACCTGAAGCACATCGACGAGCTGTGGGAACTGGTCGACGAGCTCTGGCCGCCGCGCGAGGGCGCGAAGTTCCGCTTGGGCGGGTACTGCACGGAGATCGGTGGCCAGGACCCTCCGTTGGTGGAGATGGCGAACGCCAACTTCAGGAGCCGGCATGGAGCCGGCCCGGACTTCTCGAATCCGGAGCAGGCCCACCTGTACGAAAAGGAGGAGTGCCGGTTGACCCGGGAGTAGGTACCGCTCGCCCAGTTCTCCACGGAAAGCGACTACTACTACGGATGCTTCATGATCAGTTCCGCTGATCTCGCCGCCAAGCGCTTCGACAGGCTGCGCTCGTTCACCATGTTCACCGAATAGGCGGGCGCGGGGCAGACGCGCCCTCGCGCCGGCTACGCCATCCTGCGCCAGGTGCTGTCACCGACGTCGATGACGGCCTTATCCCAGCGGTCCTGCAGGCACTGGAGCAGGCGGGTGGCGACTTCCGGGGCGACGTGGGAGTAGGTGCGTTGGATCGGGTCTTTGAGGATATGGCCGAGCCGGAGTGATTGGGCGATCTCGGGGATGGTGTCGGCGATCATCCACGTCTTGTGGCTGTGGCGCAGGCCGTGGAAGGTCAGGCCGGGCTTGACCGGTTCGAGGCGCAGCACCGCCCGGGGCTGGTCGAGGTTGCCGTCGGCGGCGGGGCGCATGGCGCGTTTGCTGAAGTTGCTGCGGCGCTGGAGCGCGCCCTCGGGAGTGGTGAAGACGTGCGGATGGACGTGGTGGTCGAGGTGTGCCCGCAGAAGCCGGACGAGCGAGGGGTTGAGGGTGATGGTGCGGGCGGAGGTGTCGGTCTTGGGCGGGCCGAGCCAGAGCTTGCCGCCAGCGGATTCGTGCAAGGCGCCGTTCTGCGGGTCGATGATGAGGAAGCCGGTGTCGTCGTCGAACAGGTGCAGGTTGTGGCGTTGCAGGCCGGTCAGCTCGCCCCAGCGGGCGCCGGTCCAGCCCGCGGTGACCACGAGCACGGCTCCGACCGGTCCGTAGAAGGCGGCGACCTGGTCGGCCAGCCGCAGCACTTCGGCGGGTTGGGCCTAGACCTTTTCGGGGATGCGGGCGACGTGGTTGCGGCGTCCGCGTCGTCGGGGCCGGATGGGGTTGGCGATGATGAGCTTGTCCTCGGCGGCGTCGGTGAGGATCTGTGAGAACAGCTTGACGAACCCGGCGACGGTGACCGGTGACAGGTGTCCGGCGCGCAGCTGCTTGGCCCAGGCTTGAACCTTCAGGTTGGTGATGTCGGCCAGGGCGGTGCCGCCCCAATGGGGCACGATGTGATTGCGCACGATGCTGCGGTAGTTGTCCTCGGTGCGGACGTCGACGTCGAGGGCGTCCCACCAGTCGGTGAGCCACTCCTCCACGGTCGTGCGTCCGCCGGTGGGGTCGAGCCAGGTGCCGCGGCGTTGGTCGGATTCGAGGTCGTTGGCGTGGTCCTCGGCGGCTTTCTCGCTCCTGAAACCGGGGATCGAGCCGATGGTGCCGTCGTCGCGGCGGAACCGGACGCGCCAGTGGTTGCTTCCAGACTGCTCCACCCAGGCCATGTGTGCTGCTCCTTCGCTGGCGGCGGTGTGATGGTCACGGCGTGACAGGAGCATGAACGCTCCAGTAGGCCGAGCAATGCAAGCGTTGCGGCCAAAGAACTTTCGTCAGTCCAGAGAGGACCTGCCACGCCTGATCGGCGAACGCGGAGAACGTGCCGGGCGGGCACCGGCCTGGGCGATCGCGGTCAGGTCGGCGGGGGAGAACCGCAGGTGCTTGCCGAGGAAGGTGCACGGGATCTCCCGCCGTCCGGCCCTGCGGCGAAGCCACGACTCGCGCACGGCCAGCAGGGCCGCCGCTTCAGCCGGGGTGTGCAGCAGGCGGTGGGGGTCGGGATCTGGTCGGGACACGGAGCCCTCCGGAGGAGAACGAGTGCGGTAGACACTCCAGAACTCCGAAATAAGGGCCGCATAGGGACACGCGCCGACCGAATTCCTCGACAGCTTTCACCGAACGGGTGACACAGGCAGACTGACCGGGCAGGCACCAAACTCTTACCAAACTGGCACCGCGCCCTATAACCGCTGCTCAGGGGCTTGATGACGCGCGAGGAGATGTTCGGCAACGCCGTCTCTCGCCGACATAGCTCAGGTCTCGATGCGTCGACGAAACCGGCCGAGGTCCAGGCCCCACGGCTCGGTGCTGGAGGGGTCCTTCGATCGGCCGCCGTGGTGGTAGGCGTACCAGTCGTCCTCGATCGGGGTCAGGATCAGACCCTCGTCGTCCCAGCGGTCGCCGGGGGAGTGTCCGGGGCACCACATCAGTCCTGCCTCGCGGGTAGTGGCGGGGTCGCGCGTCCCCATCGTCGTGCACCCCTGCCAGCGGCCGAGGTACTCGAACGAGTACAGACCAACCGACCACGGCGGGTAGGTCGGGCCCTCGGTGGCCAGTCGCTCCAGGGCTGGCCGGTGCAGCGCGAACACCAGCCGCCCGACCACGTCCCCCGACGCCACGGCCCAACTGGTCGCGAAGACGACCGGTACCACGAGCAGCGGCCACAACGCACGAGCGCCCGCTTGCGGAGATCGGGCCAGCTTCGTGACGCGCAGTGCGCCCGCCGCCCAGACCACGCCGACCGCGAACCAGGCGACGAACGCGGCCGTCAGGGGCAGGAAATACCCTCCCGGCGCGCTGACGCCGTCGAACAGCAGGCACACCGGCACCATCGTCGCGGCCACCGGCCACCACACCCACTTGCGCCTCGACATCGCCGCCCCCTCGGTCGTAGCTGAGGACGCCCGACGGACCCATCGGTTCCTGAAGGACGCTTCCGATCCCGGCTGACTGACCTTCAGACGTCGGGACAGGCGCATGCTTGGGCACGGCGACAAGCCCGACCAGCCCCGCCACATGCCTGCCGCCCGCGCCCCGATGTTGCCTACTCGCTTTTCGGCAAGCGAGTCTGGGATACCAGCGGATCCCCCTGTACCCCTTCTGACCTGCTTTTACCTCTACCGCAGGGGGTGGCGCTCTAACATGAGCCCCAATCTGATCCCCCATATGACCCCCCATATGAGCCCCCAACGGAAGTGACCGTACGGAGACCTGATCAAGGTTCAACCGGTGGTGTCGTGTCCCAGACGTGGACTCTCGTGGTGACCTTGAGCGGCTTGTCGGCCGGCCCTTTGATGTGGGCGGGCACGATCCGCTCCTCGTGCTCGCAGCCACCCTCGGCGTGGATCCCGGGGTTGAGACAGGTGTTGCGCCGATAGGGACGCACGGGCCACCGGCTGTTCCACCGCGGAGCGTCCCGTTCGCCCGGCGCAGCGTCCTGCCGACGGGCATGGACGCGGACCAACCGAACAGTACCTCCATCCTCGACACCTGCACGCTGGTCCCGCTTGCGCCCATGCCGGGAACGGGGGAGTTCCTCAATGCCGACGAGCTTGGCGCCGCTGCTCTGCTTCATGAGCTGCCAGGCGGTGTAGACGACGTGCTCCCACCTCTTACCGAACACTGACCGCAGAGGCACCGAAGGCTGACCGAACGGCAGTACCGACTCCCCGAGCGGCGTGAGCCGTGGTGACCAGTAGGTCAGCCATACACCGTCGAACTCCGGGTGCAGCGGTACCTCGCCACCGGCCGTGTTCGACCTCCAGGTGATCAGACCGGACCCATCGTCAAGATCGAGGTGCTGCGGCGTCCACCGCGACCAGGACACAGCCATGGCCGGCTCACCGCCTTGCCCGCCAACCGACTCGGCGAACACCATCAACCCCGCCTCGGCAGGCATCCGACGCGCCATGACCGGCTCCCGAGACGGGCGGTCCGCAGCAGCCAGCGTCAACGCGGTCATGTCCCGGTCGACCCAGTAGAGCTGCGCCTCGCCCAAGCGGCGTGCCTCACGACGAGCCATGAGCAGCGCACCGGTGACAGCGCCCGCCCGCCGAACCTCGGGCGGTCCGTTCAGCCGCGGTATGACCGCGCTCTTACCCGCCGCAAGGCGACGCACCAGCTCATGACCGCATGCGGGGGTCATGATGTGCTCGCGCATCCGTAGCCGCAGATCAGGCAACTCAGCGGGGTCGGCGATCACGAGCCACCCCGCCGTCGAGCAACCGGAACGACCTCGAAGAGGTCGTCGAACTGCCCGTCCAGTGCGGTCAGCGCACCACCGATGAACGCAGGTCCCGGCTGAAGCTCACCCCTGATCACCCGGGTCACGGTGGAGCGGTTGACGCCCATCGCCCGTGCCAAGGCGTAATCGGAGTGCAGGCGCGCCGAACGCGCCGCCTGGACGAACTCGAACGTACGCAACTTGATGGTGTGCGACATCGCAGCCCTACACCTGGTGCTGCGCTGTCTTCGAACGGACACCTCGGGAACCGGAAGCGGCACCCTCCTGCCGCGGGAACGGCAGGATGCCCTCAGCAGCCCGCCACGCCGCATCGCAGTCAGAACAGGTGGGCCAACACCACTCCAACTTCGTCGGCCGAGCAGCCGGGACGACCAGCTCCACGCCACACAACGTGGCGGCCTGCTCAAGCGCCACCAGGTCCGCGTTGACGGCGTGGCGTCGACCGTCGTGGGGAAGCCAGCGGAATGGGCGCAGTGCCATCAGCAGCCCTTCCGGTCGTAGACCTCGGCCCACCGGGCAAAGACCTCCCGGGACTGCTCAACGCTCAACGCCACCCGCTCCACCTGCCGCATCTTGGCCTTGCAGAGGGCAACGACCCGCGGATCGTCATGGAAGACGGTGGCGGCGTCGGTCTCGACGTAGACCACCGGCCTGACCGGCGCTGCGAAGGTCAACAACCCGGCCGGCCCCCGCAGCGCGGCATCCGCCACGGCCGAGAACGGCACCAGGCGCGGCCTCGTCCTTTCCCGACCGTGCATCGCCGTCAGGCGCAGCATCTGCTCGCGCATGACCTGCCGACCACCCACCACCAGCCGCAGAGCAGCCTCGTGGACGTAGAGGACAACCTCCGGCCCACCAGGCCGACGCAGCACGTCCTGCCGCGACAGCCGCGCCTCGACCACCGCCTCATCACCGCCGAGAGCACGGGCGTACTCCTCGGTCTGCGCCAGGCTGGGAATGGTCAACGGCTCATAGGCCGCTACGGTCAAGGCCATCTGCTCATGCAACGACAGCGCCAACAGCGAATCGGGAACGCCGCCGTGCAAGCGCAGGAAACTGCCGGTGTCAGGCTCGTTGGCGATGGCCATGACGCGCTCCCGCGTGGCCTTGTCCGCCCCGCAACGCCCCAGCAGCGTGCCGATCTCCCACGCACTGGTTCCGCGGCTACCGGTCTCCAGCTTGCTCAGCTTGCCCAACGACCAGCCCAACGCCTCGCACACGAACGGCGACGACATCTGCGCCCGGTGCCGTACCCGGCGCAACTCCTCCCCCAACTCCCGACTCCGAGCCGAGCTCAACCGGACTGGCGACTTCTCCTCAACAATGGTCTCCATGGCTTCCCTTCGGCACAGGAACGGCTTGCCGAGCCATGAGATCGTTCGAACCACATACACGACAGATGACATCCGATGACATCCCGGAAAGGGCAGACCGAATGATCCGCAACATCACCATCACCGGAACACGAGCCGTCGACGCCAACGACACCGACCGCCTCAACGCACTCTTCAACGACTACCTAGCACCGTTCGCCACCGCGCACTTCTACATAGGCGGTGCCGCCGGCATCGACACCGCCACCCTCAACTGGCTGGCAGACCACACCTCGGCGCTGCTGACCATCGTCGTCCCGCGCACCGTCGCCGACCAGCCGGAAGCGGCTTCGTCATCGATCACTTTGTGGCGTGCACGCAACAGACTGACCGAAGTCGTCGAACTAACCGCACCCGTACTCGACACCGCGGCCTACCATGCCCGCAACCGCTACATGGTCGACCGGAGCGAGTTCGTCATCGGCTTCCCCCAAGGCGTCGACCAGACCTCCGGCACCTGGTACACCCTCAACTATGCATCCGATCGGGGAAAACCACGATTGGTGGTACCCGTCTAACGCGGAATGAATGCTGTAATGCCCCCATGACCACCGCGGAAGGTGAACTCGGAGCCGCCACCCTGCGCAGGCTGCGCGAATCACGCGGCTGGTCCTGGGCAGACCTGGCCCGGGTCCTACGCGACACCGCCCGCACCCTAGGCATGGCCTCCCCGAGCAACCTCCCAGTAGCCAGCATCCAACGCACCGTCGCCCGCTGGGAGAGCCCAACCGACCGCACCAAGCCCGGCGACCGCTACCAGTACCTCCTCGCACGCATCTACGCGAAGACCCCCACCGGATCCTGGGCACTCGGCCCCGATTCGGACTTCACCACCCTCCTGGACGCGCTCCGCCACTTCGGCACCTCGCCCCAACGCATCGACCGACTCGTCGACTCCACCACCCACGCCCGTACCGCACCCTCACCCACCCCCGCACGCCCCACCGAAGACCTGATCGACCACTTGGCCGTCACAGTCGTCAACCTCAACCACCAGGTCGGCTCTATCCCGTTCGTCCGCCTGCAACTCCAACTCGCCCCAGTCCTCAACACCTGCCGCAAGCTGCTCGCGCAGCCCAGCCCCACCACCGAACTGCTGACCACAGCCACCAACGCCTACGCCCTGGCCGCCCGCCTGGCCTTCGAAACCCGCGACGACGAGACCGCGATGGCGCTCTACCAAGACGCCGAAGCCACCGCCGCACGCCTACCCGACCACAGCCACCTGGCAGCGGTGCGCACCAGCCACACCATGGTCACCCTGCACGCCACCAACAACCCCACCACCGCCCTCCCACTGGCCCGCGCCGCCACCCACGACGCCCACCGAGGCCCCAGCCACGCCATCCGAGCCAGAGCCCACGCCATCCACGCCGAAGTCCAAGCCCGCGCGGGCAACGCCACCGCCGCAGCCACCGCCCTCGACCGAGCATGGAAAACCGTCGAGCAACTCTCGACAGACGACCCCTTCGCTGCCTTCAACGCCGACCGCGTCAGCGGCTTCGAAGGTCTGTGCGCCCTCTACAGCGGCCAAGCGCACCGCGCCAACGACCTGCTCACCCGCTCCCTCACCAGCCTCACCGGCCCACGCGACGCCGTCCAACGAGGCATCGGCACCACCGACCTCGCCCTGGCCCGCCTCGGCCTCGGTGATGTGACAGCCTGCGTCGCCCACCTCCACGAGGCAGTGGACATCACCGCCAACACCGGAGGCCGAGTAACAGCTCAGCGCATCCGCCGCGCACGCGGCCACCTACGCCCATGGCGCACCGAAGCCTTCGTCGCCGAACTGGACGACCACATCCACGACACCCTGATAGGCCGGTGATCATGCCTGCGGACGTCGATCACTTCGCAACCCCACGGATGGCCGCTGGAGCCCTGTTCGTCGACGACCGAGACCGCATCCTGCTGGTGCACAAGTCCTACAGCAACGGCTGGGACATCCCCGGCGGCTACGTAGACATCGGAGAGTCTCCAGCAGCGGCCTGCCGACGGGAACTACGGGAGGAACTGGGCCTCGACCGCGAGCCGCAACGCCTGCTCGTCGTGGACTGGGCACCTAACGACGGCGAGGGTGACAAGGTGCTCTGGCTGTTCGACTGCGGAACGCTCGGAGACGACGAACAGCGGATCATCCTGGACGACTCCGAATTGGACCGCTGGGAATGGGTTCTGATGAGCGAGATTGACGACTATGTCATCCCCCGGCTCAGTCGTAGACTAACCCACGCCCATAGCGCATACGTCCACGGGAGTCCGGTTTACCTGGAGCAGGGACGACCGCCTGTTCAATGACACTTGGCGGCATCCCGAAAATTATCGAAATAAAAGTGTTCGGTTGCCTACCTGGTGGCGTAGCGGACGTACGGGGCCCGGAAGTAGCCGCGGACGATGTGCAGCTGGCGCTGGCGGCGGCGTGGGAAGCGCCGGGTCTCATGAGTAAGGCGGTCGACGTTGTCCACCAAGCGTGTACCAGCGCAGCGTCGGTGGTCGCCTCCTCGACGGGGCGAAGGAATGGACTGGTGACCTGCTGCTGATCGACCGGATCGGCGAAGTGTCCATCCACCCAGATCGCGCCCGGGACAACGGGCCAGCCCAGTTCGGCATAGTGCAGAGCAGCCTGCAAGGTGGACGACTGCACGTCCGGCGTACGGCTCGACACGGGCGTCCTCCTCGATCACGTGAGCAGGGTGGTCTGTTGCAGTTCCCGGACCAGGTGCGAGGCGAGGACCCACGGCAGCAGGGGGTCGTCGAACCTAACCAGCACCGAATGACTTGACTTGAGGGCTCCGATCGGGGACCGGACCCAGAGCGTCCCGTGGACTCCTGCCAAGGGGGCGTGACCGACCCGCACCAAGGCGTGGGTTTTCCTCAGAGCAGGGCAGGAACGGATGGACAAGGTGGCGCAGCCAGCGCAGACGGGCGGTTCGGTGCAGCCCATGCGGTTGGGCCAGTCCGGCCAGTCGGTGCGGTGGTCTTGGAGGAGCCAGAGCGTCCCTTCGTCGTTGGTGTCGGCGGTGGTGCCGCAGACCTGGCAGAGCAGGTTCCGCATGGCGTGACGCTGACGAGCGGCGTGGACGGCGCCGAACCTCGGTTTGCCGTGACCGCGGGCGTTCCGCGCACGAGCGAGCAAGATGCCTCGTTCGTCGCGGTCACCAGCAATCTCGTTGCGGTAGGCGATCCCGCAGTTGCCCGGAAGGGCAACCAGGTCGGTCGCGGTGGGGGACTCTTCTGCTGACCAGGCGGTGACGTACGGGACGAGCAGGGAGCTGTCGCGCTGCGGTGTCGCCTGTGGCGTGGCTGTTGTCACGAGTTTTCCCAACAGTGAGGCTGCGATAGATCGCAGGTAGGTCTGTTCGCGAGCCCGTACGCCATTTGACCGGTTCCGGTCACTGCGCACGGTGTAGAGGTACGACTTCGAACAGGTCGTCGAACTGCATCGGGGCCAGCGCCACCAGCGTCCCTGCGATGAAGGCCGGGCCGGGATGGAGGATGCCCCGTGAAACCCGTATGACCGTGGAGCGGTGGATGCCCATCGCCCGAGCGAGGGCATAGTCGGACCGAAATCCGGCAAGCCGCACGGCCTTGGTGAAGGAGTCGATGCGCAACCGGACGGTGTGCGGCAGGCCCGGCTTCATCA
This portion of the Saccharothrix syringae genome encodes:
- a CDS encoding transcriptional regulator yields the protein MKPGLPHTVRLRIDSFTKAVRLAGFRSDYALARAMGIHRSTVIRVSRGILHPGPAFIAGTLVALAPMQFDDLFEVVPLHRAQ
- a CDS encoding bifunctional DNA primase/polymerase; protein product: MSSRTPDVQSSTLQAALHYAELGWPVVPGAIWVDGHFADPVDQQQVTSPFLRPVEEATTDAALVHAWWTTSTALLMRPGASHAAASASCTSSAATSGPRTSATPPGRQPNTFISIIFGMPPSVIEQAVVPAPGKPDSRGRMRYGRGLVYD
- a CDS encoding helix-turn-helix domain-containing protein; the protein is MTTAEGELGAATLRRLRESRGWSWADLARVLRDTARTLGMASPSNLPVASIQRTVARWESPTDRTKPGDRYQYLLARIYAKTPTGSWALGPDSDFTTLLDALRHFGTSPQRIDRLVDSTTHARTAPSPTPARPTEDLIDHLAVTVVNLNHQVGSIPFVRLQLQLAPVLNTCRKLLAQPSPTTELLTTATNAYALAARLAFETRDDETAMALYQDAEATAARLPDHSHLAAVRTSHTMVTLHATNNPTTALPLARAATHDAHRGPSHAIRARAHAIHAEVQARAGNATAAATALDRAWKTVEQLSTDDPFAAFNADRVSGFEGLCALYSGQAHRANDLLTRSLTSLTGPRDAVQRGIGTTDLALARLGLGDVTACVAHLHEAVDITANTGGRVTAQRIRRARGHLRPWRTEAFVAELDDHIHDTLIGR
- a CDS encoding NUDIX domain-containing protein, with protein sequence MPADVDHFATPRMAAGALFVDDRDRILLVHKSYSNGWDIPGGYVDIGESPAAACRRELREELGLDREPQRLLVVDWAPNDGEGDKVLWLFDCGTLGDDEQRIILDDSELDRWEWVLMSEIDDYVIPRLSRRLTHAHSAYVHGSPVYLEQGRPPVQ